One window from the genome of Saccharicrinis carchari encodes:
- a CDS encoding COG3014 family protein — protein sequence MPIKNSKYHLLIVIVFFCLTILGCATYYQKNYQLQNYITQGNFSAADKLLNQNKKGEDGINRVLYYMNKGMVNFMLGRHQESNRYFEKADLYNEDYRKSLGSEALALISNPMVKPYKPEDFEAVMVHYYKSLNYLMIGQYENALVECRRINIQLQQLNDKYKKHKNKYANDAFAHNLMGMIYDASGDKNNAFIAYRNAFNAYDQEYRELFGIAPPQQLKKDLLRTAYQVGFMEEYRSYQDKFGMEYIPDSTASGSLIFLWMNGFGPVKSEWSINFTNTGFNNGWINLTNDDYGLSFPIYVGNRKAQEQNAFKNLSFLRVTFPKYVERKPVFSHAYLQSDKQKYPLELSQDINAIAFQSLKDRMARELANSIARLATKKALEALANQENQNIGTVLSIINAMTEKADTRNWQSLPYAIHYARIPLSEGNHQLSLQMQGGQQESTDFTFEIQKGKTTFFTYHQLASRQH from the coding sequence ATGCCAATTAAAAACAGCAAATATCATCTTTTAATTGTCATCGTATTTTTTTGCCTAACAATTTTGGGATGCGCCACCTACTACCAAAAAAACTATCAGCTGCAAAACTATATTACCCAGGGTAACTTTTCAGCTGCCGATAAGCTTCTGAATCAAAACAAAAAAGGCGAAGACGGAATTAACCGTGTACTATATTATATGAACAAAGGCATGGTTAATTTTATGTTAGGCCGGCACCAGGAAAGTAACCGCTACTTTGAAAAAGCCGACCTGTACAACGAAGACTACCGTAAAAGTCTGGGTTCCGAAGCACTTGCACTGATATCCAACCCCATGGTTAAACCCTACAAACCGGAGGACTTTGAGGCGGTAATGGTACACTATTATAAATCGTTAAATTATTTGATGATAGGGCAATACGAAAATGCACTTGTAGAATGCAGAAGGATAAACATACAATTGCAACAGCTCAACGACAAATACAAAAAGCACAAAAACAAATATGCCAACGATGCCTTTGCCCATAACCTGATGGGTATGATTTACGATGCATCGGGTGATAAAAACAATGCTTTTATAGCCTATCGAAATGCCTTTAACGCCTACGATCAAGAGTATAGAGAACTTTTTGGGATAGCACCGCCCCAACAGTTAAAAAAAGATCTTTTGCGAACCGCTTACCAAGTCGGGTTTATGGAAGAGTATCGTAGCTACCAGGATAAATTTGGAATGGAATATATTCCGGACAGCACTGCATCCGGTTCGTTGATATTTTTATGGATGAACGGATTTGGCCCGGTAAAATCAGAATGGAGCATTAATTTTACCAACACCGGTTTTAACAACGGATGGATTAACCTTACCAACGACGACTATGGCCTAAGCTTTCCCATTTATGTGGGCAACAGAAAAGCACAGGAACAGAATGCTTTTAAAAACCTATCGTTTTTAAGGGTTACCTTCCCTAAATATGTAGAACGGAAACCTGTATTTTCCCATGCCTACCTGCAAAGCGACAAGCAAAAATATCCCCTGGAGCTTTCGCAGGATATCAATGCCATTGCTTTTCAATCGTTAAAAGACAGGATGGCGCGCGAACTGGCCAACAGTATAGCGCGTTTAGCTACTAAAAAAGCATTGGAAGCACTGGCCAACCAGGAAAACCAGAACATAGGCACCGTATTAAGTATCATCAACGCCATGACAGAAAAAGCCGACACCCGCAACTGGCAATCGCTCCCCTACGCCATTCATTATGCTCGTATCCCTTTAAGTGAAGGTAATCATCAACTAAGTCTGCAAATGCAAGGCGGTCAACAGGAAAGTACCGATTTTACTTTTGAAATACAAAAAGGGAAGACCACCTTTTTTACCTATCACCAGCTGGCCAGCCGGCAGCATTAA
- a CDS encoding penicillin-binding protein activator LpoB has product MKTKLLSPLLFVALLFASCATHKVERVSPDEAIDLSGRWNDTDSRMVAEAMVEQVLSGRWIDNYARSNDGRKPVVIVGLIYNKSHEHISAGTFIKDVERAFINSGRVRLVQAADKREELRQERAAQQEFASMETTKQWGKELGADFMLNGDINSIVDTYKKERVNYYQTNLELSNLETNEIVWIGDKKIKKYINK; this is encoded by the coding sequence ATGAAAACTAAATTACTATCCCCATTACTTTTTGTTGCTTTACTGTTTGCTTCCTGTGCAACCCATAAAGTAGAGCGTGTTTCGCCCGATGAGGCCATTGATTTAAGTGGAAGATGGAATGATACAGACTCCAGAATGGTAGCTGAAGCTATGGTAGAACAAGTTCTTTCGGGCCGTTGGATTGACAATTATGCCCGATCAAACGATGGCCGTAAACCAGTTGTTATCGTTGGCCTGATTTACAATAAATCGCACGAACACATCAGTGCCGGCACTTTTATTAAAGATGTGGAACGTGCCTTTATCAACAGCGGAAGGGTGCGACTGGTGCAAGCGGCCGATAAAAGAGAAGAGCTGCGACAAGAACGTGCGGCCCAGCAAGAATTTGCTTCGATGGAGACCACCAAACAATGGGGAAAAGAATTAGGCGCCGACTTTATGCTCAACGGCGACATCAACTCCATTGTGGACACCTACAAAAAAGAACGGGTTAACTATTATCAGACTAACCTGGAACTATCCAACCTGGAAACAAACGAAATAGTTTGGATAGGAGATAAAAAAATAAAAAAATACATCAATAAATAA
- a CDS encoding DUF6913 domain-containing protein produces MSYLKKLRILLAGFLLKLKLKKRKRTPVTCNLSAAKSIGLLFNSDNESDRKTAKALESFFKQSEVRIEVLGYSKFKHNTGNLIGDNQHHYIHPQDFNFFYHPKNNAVDSFIQRNFDILINLYQDAEFPVEYITKMSEAKFKVGCAHLDPSMHDLMIDVNNNKGDSAYLCKHLKYYLSIIS; encoded by the coding sequence GTGAGCTACTTAAAAAAATTAAGAATACTCCTTGCTGGTTTTTTGCTAAAGCTAAAACTAAAAAAAAGAAAACGCACACCTGTAACCTGCAATCTTAGTGCCGCCAAAAGCATTGGACTATTATTTAACTCCGACAACGAAAGTGACCGGAAAACAGCCAAAGCGCTTGAATCATTTTTCAAGCAGTCGGAGGTTCGGATAGAAGTATTGGGTTACTCCAAATTTAAACATAACACCGGTAATTTAATTGGCGACAACCAACACCACTACATACATCCTCAGGATTTTAATTTTTTTTACCATCCCAAAAACAATGCGGTTGATAGTTTTATACAGCGCAATTTTGATATATTAATCAATTTGTATCAGGATGCTGAATTTCCGGTAGAATACATCACTAAAATGTCCGAGGCCAAATTTAAAGTGGGTTGTGCTCACCTGGATCCAAGCATGCACGATTTAATGATAGATGTGAACAACAACAAAGGCGACTCGGCCTATCTTTGCAAGCATCTAAAATACTATCTTAGCATTATAAGCTGA
- the ligA gene encoding NAD-dependent DNA ligase LigA — protein sequence MNNDIKNRITSLTQELNQHNHSYYVLNKPTISDYAYDALMHELMKLEKEHPEFKDPDSPTQRVGSDLSNDFEQITHQYPMLSLGNTYSEGEIADFYQRVSRAIGDNIEYVCELKYDGTSISLTYENGRLKHAVTRGDGEKGDDVTANVKTIKSIPLHLKGDYPANFEIRGEIFMPLAEFIKTNQLRVAEGEAPFANARNAAAGSLKMKKSAEMAKRRLDCFLYYLLGPDLPGNLHSQNLEQARSWGFKIPEHYKICTSLPEIYTFINHWDKERHKLPFEIDGIVIKVNNIHLQNELGYTAKTPRWAISYKFKAEEARTQLLSVDYQVGRSGRITPVANLEPVQLAGTTVKRASLHNADIIAQLDLHENDWVYVEKGGEIIPKITRVEVSARHPMSAPVQFISHCPQCNTPLIRPEGEAAHLCPNDKACPPQLKGKIEHFVSRKALDIDSFGEQVVDLLFEKGLVKDVSDIYDLSYDKLIGINRVSDDEENKRLFSFKEKSTQNLLDGIAQSKNAPYANVLFGLGIKHVGATVAKTLTKEFNTIDKLSQAKLEQLTTLDDIGPKVAQSVIDYFADTDHRALVERLKAAGLNFKSEAPTQSSEKFKDQSFVISGTFSAFSRDELKKIIERNGGKNISGVSTKTSYLVAGENTGPAKLAKAEKLKVKIISESDFIELLER from the coding sequence ATGAATAACGATATAAAAAACAGGATTACCTCACTCACTCAGGAACTTAACCAACACAACCACAGCTATTACGTATTAAACAAGCCCACCATTTCGGATTATGCTTACGATGCGCTGATGCACGAGCTAATGAAGCTGGAAAAAGAGCATCCTGAATTTAAAGATCCGGATAGTCCCACGCAAAGAGTGGGCAGCGACTTATCCAACGATTTTGAACAGATTACGCACCAGTATCCCATGCTATCGCTGGGTAACACCTATAGCGAAGGAGAGATTGCAGATTTTTATCAGCGGGTGAGCCGGGCCATAGGCGACAACATTGAATACGTGTGCGAACTGAAATACGACGGCACATCCATCAGCCTGACCTACGAAAATGGCAGGCTCAAACATGCCGTTACCCGCGGCGACGGAGAAAAAGGGGATGATGTTACCGCTAACGTTAAAACAATAAAAAGCATACCCCTACACCTAAAAGGCGATTACCCTGCCAATTTTGAAATACGAGGAGAAATATTTATGCCCCTCGCCGAATTTATCAAAACCAACCAATTAAGAGTGGCCGAAGGGGAAGCGCCTTTTGCCAATGCCCGTAACGCTGCTGCCGGATCGCTTAAAATGAAAAAAAGTGCCGAAATGGCCAAACGCAGGTTAGATTGCTTTTTATATTACCTACTGGGTCCGGATCTGCCCGGCAACCTGCATTCCCAAAATTTAGAACAGGCCCGTAGTTGGGGTTTTAAAATTCCCGAACATTATAAAATATGTACCTCGTTGCCCGAAATATACACGTTTATAAATCATTGGGACAAAGAGCGTCATAAACTCCCCTTCGAGATAGATGGTATTGTGATTAAGGTGAACAACATCCATCTGCAAAACGAACTGGGTTACACCGCTAAAACACCCCGCTGGGCTATATCGTACAAATTTAAAGCAGAAGAGGCCCGTACCCAGCTCCTCTCGGTCGATTATCAAGTGGGCAGGTCGGGCAGGATTACCCCGGTTGCCAACCTGGAACCCGTTCAGCTGGCCGGAACAACCGTTAAAAGAGCTTCGTTGCATAATGCCGATATTATTGCCCAACTGGATTTGCACGAAAATGATTGGGTTTATGTGGAAAAAGGGGGTGAGATAATCCCAAAAATAACCCGTGTAGAAGTAAGTGCGCGCCATCCTATGTCGGCTCCCGTACAATTTATCAGTCATTGCCCGCAATGCAACACGCCCCTGATACGTCCTGAGGGTGAGGCAGCGCACCTGTGCCCCAACGACAAGGCCTGTCCTCCGCAGCTAAAGGGTAAAATAGAGCATTTTGTGAGCCGTAAAGCACTCGATATCGACTCTTTTGGAGAGCAGGTAGTAGATTTGCTATTTGAAAAAGGACTGGTAAAGGATGTGAGCGACATTTATGATTTAAGCTATGATAAACTCATTGGCATTAACCGTGTATCGGACGACGAAGAAAACAAAAGACTATTCAGCTTTAAGGAAAAATCAACCCAAAATCTGTTGGATGGCATTGCCCAATCGAAAAATGCACCTTATGCCAACGTATTGTTTGGCTTAGGTATAAAACACGTGGGTGCCACTGTTGCCAAAACCCTTACCAAAGAATTTAATACGATTGACAAACTTTCGCAAGCCAAGCTGGAGCAACTGACCACCTTAGACGATATAGGCCCCAAAGTAGCCCAAAGTGTAATTGACTATTTTGCCGATACCGATCACCGCGCACTCGTGGAACGCTTAAAAGCCGCGGGCCTTAACTTTAAAAGCGAAGCCCCCACGCAAAGCAGCGAAAAATTTAAGGATCAGTCGTTTGTCATCAGTGGTACTTTTTCCGCTTTTTCGCGCGACGAACTTAAAAAAATTATTGAACGCAACGGTGGTAAAAACATTAGCGGGGTTTCAACAAAAACATCGTATCTTGTGGCTGGCGAAAATACGGGGCCCGCAAAACTCGCCAAGGCCGAGAAGCTAAAGGTGAAAATTATTAGTGAAAGCGATTTTATTGAACTATTAGAACGTTAA
- a CDS encoding TonB-dependent receptor plug domain-containing protein, with protein MLRVISLFLSFLFYQVSGQRIDLDTIRIDEVSIVKSRISYYAEADKTVRLDSLTINRYQAQDLGALLTKTSLIKVSSNGGAGNVATASIRGAASTHTTVNWNGIPINSLTTGVTDLSLINVGGFDKIDLVYGASGAVYGSGTMGGAINISNTPGWEKNLSIGIASEVGGYANYSDQFLSGKNKRLIKALSSFKEQLLVKASNHSVSYSGQLFVQKSKNNFKYIDIHDFGQPQEQLNHNESRVMGTIQDIHIKLNRNYFGAGVWYQVNEKQIPGKMGIGPPVSFQDQKDSLLRSYLSWKTLLGSFRLELKAAYLYDFMRFTDKESDNNGGYKIFSEISSKRWLSDFNARYYLGAKLSADMSVKYMYLNGRTNYYNKDEQEYRLSVATRYKTGNFVHSGSIGKEWNTLKDAPLTFSFSSLYNLDHWFTARVKLGNHYRRPTFNERYWEPGGNINIDAEKGESYELGLSFQGQTALHSSVTADLAFYVINNIQSIAWRPKAGELFWQPINIGRTLSKGAELELKHTFAPSAYQFDNRLSYGYNHSYNNDKNSAEYKKTIAYKPRHLIKASSNYMRNNWNIGISYAFQSSAITWENASMSSFGIVDANVGRVWQLDFLNLDTKVRIENILNKSYQIIYAYPMPGRAFYLTAIINF; from the coding sequence ATGTTACGTGTAATTTCGTTGTTTTTGTCTTTTTTATTTTATCAGGTGTCGGGTCAGCGAATAGATCTGGATACGATAAGAATAGATGAGGTGAGCATTGTAAAGTCGCGTATCAGCTATTATGCCGAAGCTGATAAAACGGTGCGTTTGGATTCTCTGACCATCAATCGTTATCAGGCTCAGGACCTGGGTGCCTTACTCACAAAAACCTCTCTGATAAAGGTTTCATCAAATGGGGGGGCAGGTAATGTGGCCACGGCAAGCATTCGAGGGGCAGCCTCAACCCATACTACCGTAAATTGGAACGGTATACCCATTAATTCTTTAACCACCGGGGTAACGGATCTTTCGTTGATAAATGTGGGGGGCTTCGATAAAATAGATCTTGTGTATGGAGCTAGTGGAGCGGTTTATGGAAGTGGCACGATGGGAGGAGCGATAAATATTTCCAACACCCCTGGCTGGGAAAAAAACTTGTCAATTGGTATTGCTTCCGAAGTGGGCGGATACGCCAATTATAGCGATCAGTTTTTATCTGGTAAAAACAAGCGCTTAATCAAAGCGCTCTCGTCCTTTAAAGAACAGCTGCTTGTAAAAGCTTCTAACCATAGTGTTTCGTATAGTGGACAATTGTTTGTACAAAAAAGTAAAAACAATTTCAAATACATCGATATCCATGATTTTGGACAACCTCAGGAACAGCTCAACCATAATGAGAGTCGTGTTATGGGCACCATTCAGGATATTCATATAAAACTAAATCGAAATTACTTTGGTGCTGGTGTTTGGTATCAGGTGAACGAAAAACAAATTCCCGGGAAAATGGGTATAGGGCCCCCGGTAAGTTTTCAAGATCAAAAAGATTCCTTGCTTCGTAGTTATTTATCGTGGAAAACGCTTTTAGGTTCGTTTAGGTTGGAGCTAAAGGCTGCTTACCTTTATGATTTTATGCGCTTTACAGATAAAGAGTCAGACAATAACGGGGGCTATAAAATATTTTCTGAAATATCTTCTAAGAGGTGGTTGAGCGACTTTAACGCGCGATACTACCTGGGGGCTAAATTGAGTGCCGACATGTCGGTGAAATACATGTACCTCAATGGTAGGACAAATTATTACAACAAAGACGAACAAGAGTATCGGTTGTCGGTGGCCACCAGATACAAAACAGGTAATTTTGTGCACTCGGGCTCTATAGGCAAAGAGTGGAATACGCTAAAAGATGCGCCGCTGACCTTTTCGTTTAGCTCGCTTTACAATTTAGATCATTGGTTTACAGCTCGCGTAAAATTAGGGAATCACTATAGAAGACCCACTTTTAACGAACGGTATTGGGAGCCTGGGGGCAATATAAATATAGATGCCGAAAAAGGCGAGAGCTACGAACTAGGCCTTTCTTTTCAAGGGCAAACGGCTTTGCACAGCAGTGTGACGGCCGACTTAGCCTTTTATGTAATCAATAATATTCAATCGATAGCCTGGCGACCAAAGGCGGGCGAATTGTTTTGGCAGCCCATCAACATAGGTCGTACCCTATCCAAGGGGGCAGAGTTAGAACTCAAGCACACTTTTGCACCATCAGCTTACCAATTTGATAATCGTCTGTCGTATGGTTATAATCACTCGTACAACAATGATAAAAACAGTGCTGAATATAAAAAAACAATTGCCTATAAACCCCGGCATCTCATAAAAGCATCGAGCAATTATATGCGTAATAATTGGAACATAGGTATATCCTATGCTTTTCAATCATCAGCTATCACATGGGAGAATGCAAGCATGTCTTCTTTTGGCATTGTAGATGCTAACGTGGGTCGTGTATGGCAATTGGATTTTTTGAATTTGGATACCAAAGTAAGAATCGAAAATATATTAAATAAGTCGTATCAAATAATATATGCTTACCCGATGCCCGGGAGAGCATTTTACTTAACAGCAATAATTAATTTTTAA
- a CDS encoding YncE family protein, with amino-acid sequence MKNFFSLSIAVVIAMLSITSCSNDDEVTPVNKTVSHVLVLNEGNSTGGISYIDADGNVNNDYFKSVNKIDLGKFPQSIAANEQDVFIVVTTDNGAGYVLVADKSTLKVKKTITGFSYPREIVLLEDKAYISNGNGVSGVWPNQTTQNNEVHVLDLNTFTITGTIPVGAGPEKMVASNGMVYVANSGGWSNDDNTVSVINTQTDKVVETLTVKYCPKDMEVDANGDVWVYCGGIPNWTTGTETDAGISKITVPTHEVKSWDVEDVAGGTKNMAISTDKKTLFFITDAVYAMNIASTTLPKDKLIDLTFNGIDVHPIGNTLWLCHSESATEAGSVLVYDANGMQIKEYTVGNVPNSCIFVF; translated from the coding sequence ATGAAAAATTTTTTTAGTCTTTCTATTGCCGTCGTAATAGCGATGTTGTCCATCACCTCTTGTAGCAACGATGATGAAGTTACGCCGGTAAATAAAACAGTGAGCCATGTACTTGTGCTTAACGAAGGTAATAGTACAGGTGGCATAAGCTATATTGATGCCGATGGCAATGTAAATAATGATTATTTTAAAAGTGTAAATAAAATTGATTTGGGCAAATTTCCTCAATCAATAGCAGCCAATGAGCAAGATGTTTTTATTGTTGTAACCACTGATAATGGTGCAGGTTATGTATTGGTAGCCGATAAGTCCACTTTAAAGGTTAAAAAAACAATTACAGGATTTTCTTATCCCAGAGAAATTGTTTTACTCGAAGATAAAGCCTACATATCCAACGGAAATGGAGTGAGTGGTGTTTGGCCTAATCAAACTACCCAAAATAACGAAGTTCATGTTTTGGATTTAAATACATTTACCATTACCGGAACAATCCCTGTGGGTGCTGGCCCCGAAAAAATGGTGGCTTCGAATGGTATGGTTTATGTTGCCAACAGTGGGGGATGGTCCAACGACGACAACACAGTTAGCGTGATAAACACCCAAACGGATAAAGTGGTTGAAACACTAACGGTAAAGTATTGTCCCAAGGATATGGAAGTGGATGCTAACGGCGACGTGTGGGTGTATTGTGGTGGCATTCCGAACTGGACAACCGGTACTGAAACGGATGCAGGTATATCAAAAATTACCGTACCTACTCACGAGGTTAAATCCTGGGATGTTGAAGACGTTGCAGGCGGCACTAAAAATATGGCCATCAGTACGGATAAAAAAACACTATTTTTTATAACAGATGCAGTTTATGCCATGAATATCGCATCCACCACATTGCCTAAGGACAAGTTAATAGATCTTACCTTTAATGGTATTGATGTACATCCCATTGGCAATACGTTATGGCTATGCCATTCGGAAAGTGCAACAGAGGCGGGAAGTGTATTGGTATATGATGCCAATGGCATGCAGATAAA